The Balneola sp. genomic sequence ATTGAATAAGGTTCAAAGAAGTATGCAGAGCTTTAGGGATTTATTTGATTCAATTAGCGATGCAATTTATTTGATTAATGATGAAGGAGTAATTGTAGGAGCTAATAAAGGAACTGAATTAACTTACGGATATAAAGTCAATGAATTAATTGGAGAGAATCATAAGATTCTGGGTGCTGTTGGGAAATTTGATCCTGCTCGGCTTGCGGAGATAAGTAAGAATAAAGGGGATAAAGGATCACAAAAACTGGATGGATGGGGCAAAAAGATTAATGGAGAGGTCTTTCCAACGGAACTTTTGGTAAGTAAAGGGATCTATTTTGAGCAAGAAGTGCTCATCATAATTGAAAGGGATATTTCTGACCGAAGACTTGCTGAGGAGGAGCTTAAGAAAAGAGAACATCTCCTCAACGATTTATTTAATACTTCACCACTCGGAATAGCACTTTTAAATAAGCACAACGAAATAATTGAAGTAAACAAAGGTTTTGAGGAACTATTTGGATACAGCGGAACAGAGATTGAAGGTCTGGAATTAGATCGCTTAATAGTACCTGAGCAAGATATTGTTGAAGCAAAAAAGCTTTCTAATACTCCGCGTGTGGAGGATTTGGTAACCAGAAGGAAATCAAAAGAGGGTGAGCTCATTGATGTAATTATTTATGCAGTTCCCATCATTATCGATGAAAAGATGATGTATAAATATGGGATCTATGTAGATATCAGTGATCGAAAGAAAACAGAAGAGCAGTTGCGTTCATCACTTAAAGAAAAGGAAGTACTACTTGCCGAAATTCATCATCGAGTAAAAAATAATCTTGCGGTTATAATGGGCTTACTTGAATTGCAGTCGTACTCTGTAAATAACGAGGACGCCAAAACCATTCTTCAGGAAAGCCAAATGAGAATCCAGTCGATCGCACTGGTTCACGAGAAACTTTATGATACCGACGACTTTTCCGAGATCAAGGTTGAAAACTACATAAAAGAGCTTGCCCAAACTGTTCAGCAAACTATTGGTAATCAATCGGTACCTGTACACATCCAGTTTGATATGGATGAGATTTACTTGCCTATTACACAAGCCATTCCTTGTGGGTTAATCCTCAATGAGGTACTTACCAATTCCTATAAACATGCCTTCATTGGTAAAGATGAGGGATGTATTCAGGTTGTATTTAAAAAGGAAGCGGACCACCTTCTTTTTATAATTAGGGATGATGGAATAGGTTTTGATATTGAAAGCTCCAAAAGAAGCAGATCTCTTGGAATGAAATTGATTAAAACACTAGCCGATCAATTGAGTGGAACCTTAGAAGTATCGACCAAAGAAGGAGCGGAATTTGCCTTCCGTTTCAAGAAAGAAGAGTAAGTGCGTTCTGGCAGATTCGAACTGCCGACCTCCACGATGTCAACGTGGCGCTCTAACCAACTGAGCTAAGAACGCAGAACCACAAGATAAAGAACCCTTGATAAATACATCAATCTTTCTTTTTAGGGAATAGATCAAATCAGTATCTTTGCGCTCCCAAAAATTTTGTTCATGATTAATCGTCGCCACGTTCGCGAAACTGTTCTTCAATCTATTTATGCCTTTCGACAAAGCGGAGATACGGCTCAGCATGTAGTTGATTCTATCATGAAAGAGCAAGTAGGTACCGAAAAAGAAGCACGTCGGTTCGCTGAGAAGCTTTTTTTTAACACTCTCGAAAATGAAAAAGAATTCAACGAGATTATTGAAGCCCATATTCAGAATTGGGATATCAATAGGCTCGCTATGATTGATCTTATTGTACTTAGGATGGCATTGTGCGAGTTTATTTATTTCGAAGAGATACCTACTAAGGTGACAATTAATGAGGCTATTGAGATAGTAAAAAAATATTCTACTGCAAAATCTGGTCGTTTCGTGAACGGAATTCTTGACGCTTCGCTTTTAGAACTCACAAAACAAAGTAAGATTAAAAAAACAGGTCGAGGATTGATCGACAGATCAACCACAAAATGAGTTCAACGCCATATGAAAAAGTAGCTATTGGAGATATCCATGGCTGCACAAAAACCCTAGATGCATTATTACAGCGCCTAGACAAGGTGTTTGGTAGCTCCCGAGAGTACATCTTCTTAGGAGACTATGTAGATAGAGGACCAGATTCGAAAGGAACAGTGCAAATGCTTCTTGATTTTTCAGAATCGCATCCTTGTGTGTTTCTAAGGGGAAATCATGATGCAATGTTCATGAATTCCTATTCAAAGAGGAATCTTCTTGACTGGTTTGACTATGGGGGAGATGCTACAATGGAATCTTATCAAAAAGGGGATACTGATATCAAAATCCCTACTCATCATCTTCAATTCTTTGCTGATACACAATTATATTATAATACACCAGACTGGTTATTTGTACATGGTGGTATGCCACCTCATCAAACGATAAGCGAAGCACTGGAAGATGAGACTCAATACAGTAGTTTTCTTTGGAGGAGAGATCATATTGCAGAGGAAGACAATATTTGGGAAAAAACCGTAGTTTTCGGGCATACACCAACCCGGGTTCCATATGTTGGAAAAAACATGATAGGGATTGATACAGGATGTGTATATCCACATTTTGGTAAGCTAACAGCATTGTTACTTCCCGAAATGGAATTTATTCAACAGCAGCGGCTGGACTTTTAACAATCAAGAAATTAATTAATGAGTTTAAAATGTGGCATCGTTGGTTTACCCAACGTTGGTAAATCGACCTTGTTTAACGCACTGAGTAATGCAGGTGCTGAATCTGCAAATTTTCCTTTTTGTACTATCGACCCAAACGTAGGACAGGTTTCTATTCCTGATTCCCGGTTATTAAATCTAGCTGAGATTGCCAGTTCGGTAAATGTAATTCCCACTACCATTGAATTTGTGGATATAGCAGGCCTGGTAAAGGGAGCTGCTGAAGGAAAGGGAAAAGGAAATGCTTTCTTGTCTCATATTCGAGAGGTTGATTTAGTGATTCACGTAGTTAGGTGTTTTGAAGACGACGATATTATTCATGTAGAAGGAGATGTTGACCCTGATCGTGATATAGCAATCATTGAATCAGAGCTTATTCTGAAAGACCTGGAAAGTGTTGAGAAGAGAGTAGAAAATCTAAAGAAACAGGCAAAGAGTGGTGATAAAGCTATAAAAAGCCAACTTGAAGTAGTTGATAAGCTTCGTGCTCATTTAGAGGATGGAAATACGGCTCGGACTTTTGAGGTTAGTGAGGAAGCGAGGCAAGCTTACAGAGATTTATTTTTGTTATCAGCTAAACCAGTTCTTTATGCATGTAATGTAGGAGAAACCGATTTAGAAACTGGTAATGAATTAGTGGAAGTAGTTAAGGGTGTTGCAGCAGAATTTGGTGATGAAGTAGTTATGTTCTGCGCCAAAATTGAAGCAGAAATAGCAGAGCTTGATGAAGAAGAGAAGGAGATGTTCCTTGAAGAATTGGGAGTTTCAAGTGCAGGCTTAGATCGCTTGATACATGCTGCCTACGCTGAATTGGGTTTGATTACCTACTTTACAGCAGGCCCTAAAGAAGCCCGGGCATGGACTATAAAAAAAGGAACAAAAGCACCTCAGGCTGCCGGGGTTATTCATACCGATTTCGAAAAAGGATTCATTCGCGCAGAGACTATTGCGTATGATGATTACATAGAATTAAATGGAGAGAAAGGAGCGAAAGAGGCAGGTAAAATGCGTCAGGAAGGGAAGGAGTATACTGTTGTTGACGGTGATGTAATGCACTTCCGGTTTAATGTTTAGCATCGATACCATCTCTTTTAGTCATCCTGAGCATACCTGCGAAGGATCTGGTTGAATTGAACCCGTTTAGATTCTTCGGCAGTAGCCTCAGAATGACCCTGAAACTAAACCTCTTTCTTCAGCTTCTGTTTATTGAAGTACAGAAACACCATCCATATAATGGTCAGTCCTCCAAAAATTCCAAGAAAAGTAAAGATTGCTGGATTAGGGTTTTCAACGGTACTTATGGATCCTGAATACGCTGCAATGATTGAATAGGGAAGAGTACCAATCAAATAGAATAGAAGGTATTTGAGGTAAGGCATTCTTGTAACACCAGCAAGGCAGGAGGTCACCTCCGGAAGCATTGGAGCTGCACGGCATAGCATTAATGAAAAAGGTCCAAATTGATGGAATAGTCGTTTCATTTCATCTAGCTGTTCCTGGTCTTTGCTGATGAAACGCAGCAATTTGTTGCCATGGAATCGGCTAATTACATAGCCAAGTGACCCTGCTCCAAGCATTCCAAGTGTAGAGTAGA encodes the following:
- the nusB gene encoding transcription antitermination factor NusB gives rise to the protein MINRRHVRETVLQSIYAFRQSGDTAQHVVDSIMKEQVGTEKEARRFAEKLFFNTLENEKEFNEIIEAHIQNWDINRLAMIDLIVLRMALCEFIYFEEIPTKVTINEAIEIVKKYSTAKSGRFVNGILDASLLELTKQSKIKKTGRGLIDRSTTK
- the ychF gene encoding redox-regulated ATPase YchF, translated to MSLKCGIVGLPNVGKSTLFNALSNAGAESANFPFCTIDPNVGQVSIPDSRLLNLAEIASSVNVIPTTIEFVDIAGLVKGAAEGKGKGNAFLSHIREVDLVIHVVRCFEDDDIIHVEGDVDPDRDIAIIESELILKDLESVEKRVENLKKQAKSGDKAIKSQLEVVDKLRAHLEDGNTARTFEVSEEARQAYRDLFLLSAKPVLYACNVGETDLETGNELVEVVKGVAAEFGDEVVMFCAKIEAEIAELDEEEKEMFLEELGVSSAGLDRLIHAAYAELGLITYFTAGPKEARAWTIKKGTKAPQAAGVIHTDFEKGFIRAETIAYDDYIELNGEKGAKEAGKMRQEGKEYTVVDGDVMHFRFNV
- a CDS encoding DedA family protein; its protein translation is MKALIKFVVLLGAFFTFTLLLFKVLGVLSVDDIKYWLEQAMTLSPWIVGSIIVLLLLVDLFIAIPTLSLTILSGFFLGLELGVFYSTLGMLGAGSLGYVISRFHGNKLLRFISKDQEQLDEMKRLFHQFGPFSLMLCRAAPMLPEVTSCLAGVTRMPYLKYLLFYLIGTLPYSIIAAYSGSISTVENPNPAIFTFLGIFGGLTIIWMVFLYFNKQKLKKEV
- a CDS encoding PAS domain S-box protein → MSQKEDTFFGTQCMFVCDQISLEILDVNENTVQRLGLGKEEILGKKLFELGSEVSSLYHKSFMNKSLSNKIWEFDINGSGSQLVQFSSHLINYQGRPCKLVVAHDISQTPFNVPKESQLSSPVEFIDFPMGEIEWDSSHKILRWSPKAEEIFGWSQEEAMRHPSLLKSFVHPEDLVIIRKEFAQTIKEKIKSKSIVNRNITKSGKVIYCEWYNSYLFDDDGNLVSIYSLVIDITDRIKALNKVQRSMQSFRDLFDSISDAIYLINDEGVIVGANKGTELTYGYKVNELIGENHKILGAVGKFDPARLAEISKNKGDKGSQKLDGWGKKINGEVFPTELLVSKGIYFEQEVLIIIERDISDRRLAEEELKKREHLLNDLFNTSPLGIALLNKHNEIIEVNKGFEELFGYSGTEIEGLELDRLIVPEQDIVEAKKLSNTPRVEDLVTRRKSKEGELIDVIIYAVPIIIDEKMMYKYGIYVDISDRKKTEEQLRSSLKEKEVLLAEIHHRVKNNLAVIMGLLELQSYSVNNEDAKTILQESQMRIQSIALVHEKLYDTDDFSEIKVENYIKELAQTVQQTIGNQSVPVHIQFDMDEIYLPITQAIPCGLILNEVLTNSYKHAFIGKDEGCIQVVFKKEADHLLFIIRDDGIGFDIESSKRSRSLGMKLIKTLADQLSGTLEVSTKEGAEFAFRFKKEE
- a CDS encoding serine/threonine protein phosphatase, giving the protein MSSTPYEKVAIGDIHGCTKTLDALLQRLDKVFGSSREYIFLGDYVDRGPDSKGTVQMLLDFSESHPCVFLRGNHDAMFMNSYSKRNLLDWFDYGGDATMESYQKGDTDIKIPTHHLQFFADTQLYYNTPDWLFVHGGMPPHQTISEALEDETQYSSFLWRRDHIAEEDNIWEKTVVFGHTPTRVPYVGKNMIGIDTGCVYPHFGKLTALLLPEMEFIQQQRLDF